The genomic interval CCCTCCTTTTGTATTGCTTTTGACCGCTCCACCGCCATGGCCCCATAGAGCGCCGAAAGAAAAGCATGATCAGAGAGCTTCCCCCAATCCTTCTTTTCGAATAACCGATCCTGAAAGTAGGTGGTGTACTTTCCAAAATCGTGGGTTAGACCCACCAGGTAGGCTGCACTCTCCAGGTTTTCCTCCAGATTGAAAAAGAAAAACACTCGACATCGCCTTCCCACTTCTTGGAGATGGAACCTTAAAGGAATTCCATGATGGGAGTAGTACACGCTCAGTCCTCCATGAACACAATTCGCTCAGTCAACCCAGCAATGCGTACCCGATACACGCTTCCTTTCCCTCGTAAAAGGATTTTTCCCGTTTTGACTTCCCCCACAAATTCCCGGGGTGGCTGGTGAAAACGCCGCTCGGCATTGAAAGAAAAGGGCATGAGCTCCTTGACGTAGAGTCCTCCTTCTTGAAGACCGAGAGTACACTGGGTTTTTTTCAGGTACTCTACACCCACCACCGAACTCACTTCCATGTCTCCATCGAACTCCTCTTGTTCCACTTCTCCCCACCCCACAAAGTGCATGTGGGCTAAACATTCACTGATACCAAAGTAAGGGGGAAAGTGCACTCGCTCCTCGCTGAGTATTTCGCCTATTCTGGCGAATTGAGCCTTATCCTTATGCCAGAGAAAAACCCGATAGACAAGGCAATCTCGATAGTCAAAGGGAAGCACAAACTCCACGGGTATCTGAGTGTGCTTACCGGTGCTCAAGTTCACCTGCGAAAGACGTTCCGCCCAGACATAGTTGACGGTTTGAATGCGCTTGCGCAATGACGAGCGAATGGAGAGTGCCACCCTCGATACCTCTTCGGTAAAAAGGTCATAGTACGAGTCCCGTAACAGTCCCATCATCCCCGCCACCATACCGGTGACCACGGTACGGGGAGGGAAAAAGTATGACAGCGAGGAAGAATTGGTGTAGTACTGCCGGAAATGGGCCATCTTCCCGGAAAGGTCAAATACCAGAACTTCCATACAAATCATCCGCCTCAAACGACGAGTATATCTTCACACCGTCACCAAGAGCACTGTGAAGGGCTTCGCGCAACAAACCATCCCTGACCTTGAATTCGGGATCTTGAAGAACCAAAACCCGTTCAACCTTTTCGCGATTCTGGGCCAAAAATTGCACCAGCAAAGAACAATCAACATCGAAGTCAGCGACATCCCGCAATCCCTCCTGGGAACTGAGCACAATTTTCCCCCGAAAATCTCCCAGGAACGTGTACACATCGCGATACTCTACCCGCAAAAGAAGACGCGGCTTTTGTCCGACTTTGCTTCGGGTGGAAGCCATCACCGGAATGGCATTCCAAAGGGCTTCGTCAAGAAGCTTGACATCCTCAAAGGTAAAATGGGTATACTGCGCCCGGTACCCGCTTACAATCCCGTAGAAGGCAATCAACGAGTAGTAGAGCCTCCAGTCTTTGCCAAAGGTACCGTACTCTCCTTTCCCCTCCCCAGCTCGTCCGGCAAACGTAGAACTGATGGAACTTGAGCGGACCATTTCCACCTTATTCAAAGAGTATCCCCAGTTAAACTGCACCGGTCCGGTGAAGGTAGAACTCGCTCCTCGTCCCCCCTCTTCTTGAGCTTTGATGGGCATCGTCGCCCCAAAAAAACGCACGTCGACCAGTCTTTCGAGGATGGTCGCAACATCGTTCCCCGAGAGGGCTGATAATTTCTCCTTACCCAGGAGGATTTTTAACCGTTCTGTGGCGTCCACCACCTGACCGTCCACCTTGGCG from Atribacterota bacterium carries:
- the cas7b gene encoding type I-B CRISPR-associated protein Cas7/Csh2 codes for the protein MTLYNRNSEILLLYDAKMTNPNGDPDDENKPRMDYEREVNLVSDVRLKRYIRDYLESKGYEIFVAKVDGQVVDATERLKILLGKEKLSALSGNDVATILERLVDVRFFGATMPIKAQEEGGRGASSTFTGPVQFNWGYSLNKVEMVRSSSISSTFAGRAGEGKGEYGTFGKDWRLYYSLIAFYGIVSGYRAQYTHFTFEDVKLLDEALWNAIPVMASTRSKVGQKPRLLLRVEYRDVYTFLGDFRGKIVLSSQEGLRDVADFDVDCSLLVQFLAQNREKVERVLVLQDPEFKVRDGLLREALHSALGDGVKIYSSFEADDLYGSSGI
- the cas5 gene encoding CRISPR-associated protein Cas5, translated to MEVLVFDLSGKMAHFRQYYTNSSSLSYFFPPRTVVTGMVAGMMGLLRDSYYDLFTEEVSRVALSIRSSLRKRIQTVNYVWAERLSQVNLSTGKHTQIPVEFVLPFDYRDCLVYRVFLWHKDKAQFARIGEILSEERVHFPPYFGISECLAHMHFVGWGEVEQEEFDGDMEVSSVVGVEYLKKTQCTLGLQEGGLYVKELMPFSFNAERRFHQPPREFVGEVKTGKILLRGKGSVYRVRIAGLTERIVFMED